In Besnoitia besnoiti strain Bb-Ger1 chromosome IX, whole genome shotgun sequence, a single genomic region encodes these proteins:
- a CDS encoding AP2 domain transcription factor AP2VI-3 (encoded by transcript BESB_015110), with product MPPQTLSDPLAGVSSRCGGHPWPLRAEAEAAPLREERGLLNLVAETPSDSRSELHSDPVALRGLWSSGLPTSCCKASGSAFSSSPMMPLALPSRSTSGSSDMTASTSVSSRASQVSTYEGATSPPSESASACPPHDEAAIQAVSSSPASVCVPFEFRTPVAAFSACTDLPLSQGAPGPPGKTEKSHQLGPLFTTPPPLKQLTTADPRKTAPSAFACVTSADAGYAIPPALGGGTETARELHDGLLRLDFLSPSQRLRIPLQMPKSCSGCCLPSTSGLAACAESCSTPNALSSAFRWGPERYYYPEQCTPTVAGTPGPEESLQFAGGRMEPIGLLEEHSCVSPFGGGKFSHADLYHDSVSLGAVANSQRRTTAGSEGERTPRGYHPGGVSLGRDVHRLRLFADPQEPDKDEQYPVPGGARGPSGRGRGVSLDGGDSLCNPYQELQKLTEGSPLYERGGTFPPFLRVSEPDRPETPYTYCPFDSPTSWTALTASPRKRHSRSISPSTWDGLSIPLSASDVFYQDMSLPSAGRSPRSPLVGRGGLTLPESCAHGEEPSTRLAPIRSSGLAGDSDSTARAHAPQRGIEEGLPLGVSQAAAQASEAPQPSTSHTQAATPVTEVVQGAEKNVFAPAASGVQASPVQSCAGDSPAVQGDAYSNVQQLQVKHETAASSSLPPIFREGPPPSSVHSGHDPLQATSTGVKEAKAEATSLPLVAAPAGTTSHRAASTECCASRESAEAQNDDGGAQHTLKASVSPSAAFNLVRCFLAIPHSDLTHATASASSACLAGVMDSVPTPTTASHCSPTACSSVSSESGKTAPTPFFPSRKESPCLACGNSSSSCSCAPPTGLASSRVGTDNTSSLSAASLCTSPSSSGGLEASALSLNKALSSGEEESTRARVQPAHYVARASPPSLSSGSAAIWNLAQGLQEGDSSNAASTSGLRLYANSSLSVSAAPQHLTTTVAQAIPPCPREEFAARSVSYAPSGSAGDGHVPTQAAVLQHLLPQIAKTTPVTANMWAASEPTAPQALAASSQFCPPRAFANGPASSASLLAVAGASGIDCNNLVRYPYLCPPISYIGRAAAVRAFGSASCLVNEEVPTFDEHEPAETQQESTFDFGGPTAVPIRTRKGFRKPLPLPQEMLACPGEIGDTERGNEPVLQYDAASREWRYVMHASCSREGTVSSQQSAFRAPPSTQDNVRDHQGSLVALRVFAASALRLFRVFWVEDRLARYKVFQAKKFGKERAQQLAEDWYHRARAGHVSVGSRSLRGVQGQGAPKAKKLKTES from the exons ATGCCTCCTCAGACTCTCTCCGACCCTCTTGCTGGTGTCTCTtcccgctgcggcgggcacCCCTGGCCTCTAAGAGCAGAAGCTGAGGCTGCACCTTTGAGGGAGGAGCGAGGGTTGTTGAACCTCGTCGCCGAAACGCCGTCAGACTCACGCAGTGAGCTGCACAGCGATCCAGTGGCGCTGCGGGGGCTGTGGTCTTCTGGTCTGCCTACATCGTGCTGCAAAGCCAGCGGCTCAGCCTTCTCGTCGTCACCAATGatgcctctcgcgctcccCTCTAGGAGCACTTCGGGAAGCTCTGACATGACAGCCTCGACCAGTGTCTCATCCAGAGCAAGTCAAGTTTCAACTTACGAAGGCGCGacctctcctccctctgaGTCTGCATCGGCGTGTCCCCCtcacgacgaggcggccaTCCAagccgtctcttcttccccagCGTCCGTGTGCGTTCCGTTCGAATTCAGGACGCCTGTGGCAGCTTTTTCCGCTTGTACAGATCTACCGCTGTCTCAAGGTGCACCCGGTCCTCCAGGGAAGACCGAAAAATCCCATCAGTTGGGTCCGCTCTTCACGACACCGCCTCCACTGAAGCAACTGACAACGGCGGATCCCCGAAAGACAGCGCCGTCAGCGTTTGCGTGCGTCAcgtccgcagacgcgggaTATGCCATCCCCCCTGCACTGGGTGGAGGAACAGAAACGGCGCGTGAACTACACGACGGCCTCCTGCGTCTCGATTTtttgtcgccttcgcagcggcTCCGAATTCCTCTTCAGATGCCCAAGTCCTGCTCGGGGTGCTGTCTGCCGTCGACATCAGGCcttgctgcatgcgctgagTCCTGCTCCACTCCAAATGCGTTAAGCTCAGCGTTCCGCTGGGGGCCAGAGAGATACTACTACCCCGAGCAGTGCACTCCAACCGTGGCAGGAACGCCAGGACCTGAGGAGTCGCTTCAATTCGCGGGCGGCCGCATGGAGCCCATTGGTCTTTTGGAAGAACACAGCTGTGTGAGCCCATTCGGCGGCGGCAAATTTTCCCACGCCGACCTGTACCATGATTCTGTGAGTCTCGGCGCAGTTGCGAACAGTCAAAGGCGCACAACCGCtggaagcgaaggagagcgcacgccgcgcggatACCACCCGGGTGGCGTGAGCCTCGGAAGGGACGTCCATCGACTCCGTTTGTTCGCGGATCCGCAGGAGCCCGATAAAGATGAGCAGTATCCGGTGCCTGGGGGAGCTCGCGGCCCTTCTGGGCGTGGACGGGGCGTGTCGCTGGACGGGGGAGACAGTCTTTGCAACCCGTACCAGGAATTGCAAAAGTTGACAGAAGGATCTCCTCTCTACGAACGCGGTGGAACGTTTCCACCCTTTCTGCGGGTCAGCGAACCCGACCGCCCCGAG ACCCCCTACACCTACTGCCCGTTTGACTCCCCCACGTCGTGGACAGCACTGACGGCGTCCCCAAGGAAGCGCCACAGCCGTTCCATCTCGCCTTCCACGTGGGACGGCTTGTCGATTCCTCTAAGCGCGTCAGACGTTTTTTATCAAGATATGTCTCTGCCGTCCGCCGGCCGGAGCCCCCGTTCCCCTCTGGTTGGACGTGGAGGGCTCACGCTTCCCGAGTCGTGCGCTCACGGCGAAGAGCCTTCCACTCGGCTAGCGCCGATTCGGTCGTCAGGCCTCGCTGGAGACTCAGATTCGACCGCGCGCGCACATGCTCCGCAGCGAGGTATAGAAGAAGGCCTTCCTCTGGGCGTCTCgcaagcagcagcgcaggctTCGGAAGCTCCGCAACCTTCCACAAGCCACACCCAAGCAGCGACCCCGGTGACCGAAGTCGTGCAAGGCGCTGAAAAGAATGTCTTTGCTCCTGCTGCCTCAGGCGTACAAGCGTCACCCGTTCAATCGTGCGCAGGGGACAGCCCGGCTGTGCAGGGAGACGCGTACTCCAACGTTCAACAGCTGCAGGTGAAACACGAGACAGCGGCTTCGAGCTCCCTGCCGCCGATTTTCAGAGAGGGTCCGCCACCTTCGAGTGTTCACAGCGGCCACGATCCGCTGCAGGCCACATCGACTGGTGTTAAAGAAGCAAAGGCCGAGGCGACGTCGCTTCCTCTTGTCGCCGCCCCAGCAGGCACGACTTCACACCGGGCTGCGTCTACAGAGTGTTGCGCTTCTCGGGAATCGGCTGAGGCGCAGAATGACGACGGCGGGGCGCAACACACGCTCAAAGCCAGTGTATCACCATCAGCAGCCTTCAATCTTGTCCGTTGTTTCCTGGCTATCCCGCACTCAGATTTGACCCACGCAACAGCTAGTGCAAGCAGCGCTTGCCTCGCTGGAGTCATGGACTCGGTGCCCACGCCAACAACGGCGTCTCATTGCAGCCCGACTGCCTGCTCTTCTGTGTCGTCTGAGAGTGGAAAAACCGCACCCACGCCGTTTTTCCCGTCCCGAAAGGAGTCGCCATGCTTAGCCTGCGGCAACTCTTCCAGCTCTTGCAGCTGTGCGCCTCCCACGGGGCTTGCCTCGAGCCGCGTGGGCACCGACAACACCTCTTCCTtgtcggcggcgtctctctgcactTCACCCTCGTCCTCCGGAGGGCTGGAGGCTTCAGCTCTTTCTTTGAACAAGGCTCTTTCGAGTGGCGAGGAGGAGTCTACCCGGGCGCGTGTCCAGCCGGCGCACTACGtggcgcgggcctcgccgcctaGTTTGTCCTCTGGAAGCGCAGCGATATGGAACCTTGCACAAGGGCTGCAAGAAGGCGACTCCTCAAATGCAGCCAGCACCAGTGGCCTTCGACTGTACGCAAACTCGTCGCTTAGCGTCAGCGCAGCCCCACAGCACTTAACGACGACAGTCGCTCAAGCGATTCCGCCGTGTCCGCGTGAGGAGTTTGCGGCTCGCTCTGTATCTTATGCTCCCTCAGGGAGCGCGGGAGACGGTCACGtgccgacgcaggcggcggtcCTGCAGCATTTGTTGCCACAGATAGCAAAGACAACTCCGGTAACCGCCAATATGTGGGCCGCGTCGGAACCGACTGCGCCACAAGCTTTGGCTGCTTCGTCACAGTTCTGCCCCCCGCGAGCGTTTGCCAACGGccccgcgtcttctgcgagTCTACTGGCGGTTGCAGGCGCGTCAGGTATTGACTGCAACAATTTGGTGAGATACCCTTATCTTTGCCCCCCCATTTCGTATATCGGTCGAGCCGCGGCCGTGCGCGCATTTGGTAGTGCTAGTTGCTTAGTTAACGAAGAAGTTCCGACTTTCGACGAGCATGAACCcgccgagacgcagcaggaATCAACGTTCGACTTTGGCGGCCCGACAGCCGTCCCCATTAGGACTCGGAAAGGGTTTCGCAAGCCTCTTCCTCTACCACAGGAAATGCTGGCATGCCCAGGCGAGATTGGAGATACGGAGCGAGGCAACGAACCAGTACTGCAGTACGACGCAGCTTCTCGCGAGTGGAGGTACGTCATGCACGCGTCATGTTCACGGGAGGGCACTGTCAGCAGCCAACAGAGTGCCTTCCGGGCGCCTCCGTCCACGCAGGATAACGTTAGGGATCATCAAGGAAGTTTAGTTGCGCTGCGGGTCTTtgctgcgtcggcgctcCGCTTGTTCAGGGTATTCTGGGTCGAAGATAGGCTCGCGCGGTACAAGGTCTTTCAGGCAAAGAAGTTCGGCAAAGAACGAGCtcagcagctcgcggaggACTGGTATCACAGAGCACGGGCTGGGCACGTGTCTGTTGGTTCACGAAGCCTCCGAGGGGTTCAAGGTCAAGGCGCTCCAAAAGCGAAGAAGCTAAAAACGGAGTCGTAG
- a CDS encoding glycosyl transferase, group 4 family protein (encoded by transcript BESB_015120) encodes MKMKGVTGRDMHKPPPAPVLSEGMGLVAAFVFVLAAVASQVLLKNNDKKLVEYNAGLLSITLMTFLGFADDLLELPWRAKMLTPLVAAVPLLVAYTGRTTILLPNWVLPFLHSLSVLSSILGQSLAELGAPLVTPLSALWASVVSSADSLPSRVLSGLLAGTAELSLEDGALFQSLGSSLSALTAFYQLLPGSAPTEAVSVSSSPASALSLLASSRTQTAPLHLSTPRGGGATLPAPSATPDLSLLSGRLATAAPVIADLGVFYYVYMALLTIFCTNAINIYAGINGLEVGQSVVMSFFVILHNILEISSNWLSGSAHLEATLVWRQHYFSLILSLFFFTSSVGLLSFNWYPSRVFVGDTYTCFAGIYFAVVGILGHFSKTLLLLFLPQLFNFVISLPQLFGLVTCPRHRTPKFNSATGKLESSGNLTLINLVLKISGPMTERKLLLTLLFLQLCCCSLGLLIRYSSGIYMLFL; translated from the exons ATGAAGATGAAGG GCGTCACAGGGAGAGATATGCACAaaccgccgccggcgcctgtccTCTCAGAGGGCATGGGGCTCGTAGCCGCCTTCGTGTTCGTCCTCGCTGCGGTCGCGTCGCAGGTGCTTCTCAAAAACAACGACAAAAAG CTAGTGGAATACAACGCGGGTCTGCTGTCCATCACACTCATGACGTTCTTGGGCTTCGCTGACGACCTCCTCGAGCTTCCGTGGAGGGCTAAGATGCTCACACCTCTCGTCGCGGCCgtccctctcctcgtcgcgtaCACCGGCCGCACGACGATTCTTCTTCCGAACTGGGTGCTTCCCTTTCTTCACTCCCTCTCTGTGCTCTCCTCGATTTTGGGTCAGTCTCTCGCCGAGCTGGGCGCTCCTCTGGTGACGCCCCTCAGCGCGTTGTGGGCATctgtcgtctcctctgcggacTCGCTGCCTAGCCGCGTGCTCAGCGGTCTGCTCGCCGGCACGGCGGAGCTGTCTCTGGAAGACGGCGCACTTTTTCAGAGCCTCGGgagctctctctctgcactcACCGCCTTCTATCAGCTGCTGCCTGGCTCGGCTCCAACCGAGGCCGTTTCtgtgtcttcctctcctgcgtcGGCCCTTTCGCTTCTTGCGTCGAGCCGGACACAGACAGCCCCTCTTCATCTCTCGACACCCCGCGGGGGGGGTGCGACTCTCCCGGCGCCAAGCGCCACGCCGGACCTCAGCCTCCTCTCGGGCAGGctggcgacagccgcgccagTCATCGCCGACTTGGGCGTCTTCTACTACGTCTACATGGCTCTCTTGACCATCTTCTGCACCAACGCCATCAACATCTACGCAG GAATCAACGGGCTCGAGGTCGGGCAGTCGGTGGTGATGAGTTTCTTCGTCATCCTCCACAATATCCTG GAGATATCGAGCAACTGGCTTTCTGGAAGTGCGCACCTGGAAGCGACTTTAGTTTGGCGCCAG CACTACTTCTCCCTCATCCTTTCGCTTTTCTTTTTCACCTCGTCCGTCGGTCTCCTTTCGTTCAACTG GTACCCCTCTCGAGTCTTTGTCGGCGATACATATACGTGCTTCGCT GGCATCTACTTTGCTGTCGTCGGCATTTTGGGCCACTTCTCAAAGacgctgcttctcctctttcttcccCAGCTCTTCAACTTCGTCATTTCCCTCCCTCAG CTCTTCGGCCTCGTAACGTGCCCCAGACACCGGACACCCAA GTTCAATAGCGCCACCGGCAAACTGGAAAGCTCGGGAAATCTCACGCTTATCAATCTCGTTCTCAAG ATATCGGGTCCCATGACCGAGCGAAAGCTTCTTCTCACTCTCCTTTTTCTACAGTTATGCTGTTGTTCCCTGGGTCTTTTGATCCGGTACTCCTCTGGGATCTACATGCTCTTTCTCTGA
- a CDS encoding hypothetical protein (encoded by transcript BESB_015130), whose product MSALASTLFVIACLVPDCGGSGAHGGENDFVISFPSLEEEQAQSHALQQTWSEPAVFHPPVVQTVTERQHSAPGTTEESEAGNQFETPEPEEIPLSEEGRVLESEPTLQTTTLEGETDDSAENLDVPPEEEAAEKLYEDPDSPEEEPAKLAENLEPFQDLPETVDELTEALENPEDLITALKLSDQFNEAPYEPEEFNEVSKGAEVFNQVPVEADDFADLLKQLALDGDEVDPFSAEYGPYSADVAGTQPEADERVEEATQTRPEASPADFEAPADETDTTDLEGDGMYPLFRDYPEEAEAVKHQEVVGSALREVDDYAKAFLNEAPADLLEALEVGAQAERDEKRHAEEVLGPEGGGDHADDHGDAGNSSSADADREEPKDVRTTAGVEQVATAEGGETDGDVTVVRVPEGALEHQDSEDRLVADDSTSWAGNLEDALRFLAHISRTHEFLAASGSPASYDLEDRGPREEDRDRSGAFEDEGSPEYDREEPIDSFQAQGLRSEVSRGSKQAQNAEGMGSGWSIAEEAYEPTTAAVTREGGRYMAPRSVPASETTMRGQSGSAPAEDGESSSPQVQRRSLVSKRRTARKVVALLAAALSVVAGAAGYYYAKARRRND is encoded by the coding sequence ATgtccgcgctcgcgtctACGCTGTTCGTCATTGCTTGCCTCGTACCTGACtgcggagggagcggagcACATGGcggggaaaacgacttcgtGATCAGCTTTCCGAGCCTCGAGGAGGAGCAAGCTCAGAGTCATGCGTTGCAACAAACCTGGAGCGAGCCGGCAGTTTTCCACCCACCAGTTGTGCAGACGGTCACTGAACGGCAACACTCGGCGCCAGGCACcacagaagagagcgaggcgggcaATCAGTTTGAGACCCCCGAACCAGAAGAAATCCCTTTGAGTGAGGAAGGTAGGGTTCTTGAGAGTGAGCCAACTCTGCAGACCACCACTTTAGAGGGAGAAACGGATGACTCGGCGGAGAATCTGGATGTCCcgcccgaggaggaggctgcagagaagcTGTATGAAGACCCCGACAGCCCTGAGGAGGAGCCCGCCAAACTCGCTGAGAACCTCGAGCCGTTCCAGGATCTGCCAGAAACTGTCGACGAGCTCACTGAAGCCCTGGAGAATCCCGAGGACCTCATCACAGCTCTCAAACTCTCCGATCAGTTCAACGAGGCCCCATACGAACCGGAGGAGTTCAATGAAGTATCGAAGGGCGCCGAGGTCTTCAACCAAGTGCCGGTGGAGGCCGATGATTTCGCTGATCTTCTGAAGCAACTCGCGCTGGATGGCGACGAAGTCGACCCTTTCTCCGCAGAATACGGTCCGTATTCGGCGGATGTCGCGGGGACGCAGCCCGAAGCGGACGAAAGAGTCGAGGAGGCCACGCAGACGAGACCAGAggcttcgcctgcggactTCGAGGCTCCAGCGGACGAGACCGACACTACTGACTTGGAGGGCGATGGGATGTACCCCCTGTTCAGAGACTACcccgaggaagcggaggccgTGAAGCACCAGGAAGTGGTCGGGTCTGCTTTGCGGGAAGTCGACGACTACGCGAAGGCCTTCCTGAATGAGGCCCCCGCTGAcctcctcgaggcgcttGAAGTTGGAGCACAGGCAGAGAGGgacgagaagagacacgCTGAAGAAGTGCTGGGAccagaaggaggaggcgaccaCGCGGACGACCACGGCGATGCAGGAAACTCCAGCAGTGCGGACGCCGACCGCGAGGAGCCGAAGGACGTCCGGACCACAGCAGGTGTCGAACAAGTCGCAACCGCAGAAGGCGGGGAGACTGACGGTGACGTCACGGTTGTGCGCGTGCCCGAGGGAGCGCTGGAGCATCAGGACTCCGAAgaccgcctcgtcgcggatGACAGCACGTCGTGGGCAGGCAACTTGGAAGACGCCCTGCGTTTCTTGGCGCATATTTCGAGAACCCATGAGTTCCTGGCGGCCTCAGGGAGCCCCGCGTCGTACGACCTGGAAGACAGAGGTCCTCGTGAAGAAGACAGGGACCGCTCCGGGGCATTCGAGGACGAAGGCTCTCCCGAGTATGACAGGGAAGAGCCTATCGACAGTTTCCAAGCACaaggcctccgcagcgaagTCTCTCGTGGAAGCAAACAGGCTCAAAACGCAGAGGGGATGGGGAGCGGGTGGTCGATTGCGGAGGAGGCGTACGAGCCCACGACGGCCGCGGTCACCCGAGAGGGCGGCAGATACATGGCGCCCCGTAGTGTGCCTGCAAGTGAGACGACGATGAGAGGCCAGAGCGGCTCCGCCCcggcggaagacggcgagagctCGTCTCCACAGGTGCAGCGCCGCTCCCTCGTGTCGAAGAGAAGGACCGCGAGAAaggtcgtcgctctccttgcGGCCGCTCtcagcgtcgtcgctggcgccgccggctaCTACTACGCCaaggcaagaagaagaaatgACTGA
- a CDS encoding carrier superfamily protein (encoded by transcript BESB_015140) has translation MGNDEGRAAVITGRRAPSERIVPSGCLTCGLLTGALSSSLFTPFDRALYLSVTARRPLFDRRNWERPFQGLLNTFVSRAVNTGLYYPLESIFANVLSSICSSSPFLNALRAQQHASLGAPGQAGARQLQEAAAGEPHEAVKDSGSSPPTSKWIFLASGQLVGLTTALVCHPMNMVKCASWSNHAETSSGAFFKSLRIGAAAVSHAGPQLLYRGLGPTLWREVTFGGVFSVLRHEWGAARGDATSWSSTETLEAPGAPPASCFSKATLLDILSPFGANFLAASAGVLLSSPFNYARNMQLATPLARPTPSTWGSLRDLWRDAFRPAPAAEHENPVARDVCGAGTPAQASCRARKLLGSSSQASRADLPRDIQKKALEFFVHHPTVRGLVALNDRLRIGWGTGRACLGITIGAIAYDACMIHLITPGC, from the exons ATGGGAAATGACGAGGGCCGTGCTGCAGTGATCACcggtcgtcgcgcgccgagcgaacGCATTGTGCCTTCGGGCTGCCTCACGTGCGGTCTTCTCACCGGTGCGCTCTCTTCCAGTTTGTTTACTCCTTTCGACAGAG CGTTGTATCTTTCTGTCACCGCCCGGCGACCCCTGTTCGATCGTCGGAACTGGGAGAGACCCTTCCAGGGGCTCCTGAACACGTTTGTCTCTCGGGCAGTTAATACGGGCCTGTATTATCCTCTAG AAAGCATCTTCGCCAATGTCCTATCCTCGATTTGTTCATCGTCTCCATTTCTGAACGCGCTGCGAGCTCAGCAACATGCCAGCCTCGGCGCGCCAGGACAGGCGGGCGCACGCCAGTTGCAGGAAGCTGCAGCTGGTGAGCCGCATGAAGCTGTGAAGGACTCCGGCAGTTCGCCTCCCACTTCGAAATGGATTTTCTTGGCTTCTGGGCAACTCGTCGGCCTGACGACCGCGCTCGTGTGCCACCCCATGAATATGGTGAAATGCGCCAGCTGGAGCAACCATGCTGAGACATCGTCTGGCGCCTTCTTCAAATCTCTGCGAATAGGAG ctgccgctgtctcGCATGCAGGTCCCCAACTCCTGTACCGCGGGCTGGGTCCAACTCTGTGGAGGGAGGTGACCTTCGGCGGCGTGTTCAGCGTCCTGCGCCACGAATGGGGGGCCGCCAGGGGGGACGCAACGTCCTGGAGCTCGACGGAGACCCTAGAGGCACCAGGAGCGCCTCCGGCTTCCTGTTTTTCGAAAGCGACTCTCCTGGACATCTTGAGCCCGTTTGGCGCGAActtcctcgcggcgtccgcgggcgtcctgctttcttcgccgtTCAACTACGCGCGAAACATGCAGCTCGCGACTCCGTTGGCGCGGCCTACGCCCTCGACCTGGGGCTCCTTGCGCGACCTCTGGAGAGACGCCTTCCgccccgcgccggccgcagaaCACGAGAACCCTGTCGCGCGGGATGTCTGTGGCGCAGGCACACCTGCGCAGgcctcctgccgcgcgcgaaagCTTCTAGGCAGTTCGTCTCAGGCTTCGCGCGCAGACCTGCCAAGGGACATCCAGAAGAAAGCGCTGGAGTTCTTCGTCCACCACCCCACAGTCCGCGGCCTAGTCGCCCTAAACGACCGCCTGCGCATCGGTTGGGGCACGGGGCGAGCATGTCTGGGAATAACGATTGGAGCGATCGCGTACGATGCATGCATGATCCACCTCATAACGCCAGGCTGCTGA
- a CDS encoding hypothetical protein (encoded by transcript BESB_015150) — protein MAKDKRPSAKKAISSSSSPASPPFSSLAVPSPLLGGAASPDAHPFGLAVTADPQRLSAAEKAPSLPVLLLPPASQLSSDGKTAAGASDFFAFHRGLPSAGTPTDLLCRRLPRQAALALQQLPGGCAIRGLWLRVPAEKIDEKQANFTHLFAVSSLLAAFAGLPGPCGAAPSFLAVLLVSAGAPQEAESRRKDASAVRCLVLRTDYSSVSAPLSVPVNLVASLSLPPSAGWTLCAYASVLPLRVDVSFSPREVLSAVSLQPEETTNLLAHELTLALLDEYFAGPLLFVQEGEREPVCAVLPDRHAFALPSFAPRRPLVYLQPLQTRQAPLRFSLSPKSCERGPSLALESAPTTAPEGAESGRRVVSAEGAFVATAVGSSLPAFFSSLAASSAADSSPLSNVCSALCGDLAASLSRRVVQALLDYAAAAEEAEGGQASGKNTGDAAAFPLSLGTRQFFWPAAASRGGGKGGEGAGDQHAVAPLLIADTKSPFAEDEGDGEEDPLAAAREALGFLLGVSNPLLESELVEGVFPPSLRAVLSSAPSSDAAGGAADGATENGAGAVAVEGLVGRGDFWSALEAKVGGNGQKGAGRTQSGGSVSANVGALLIAAVAALLAIVFAFLPNMGSKARA, from the coding sequence ATGGCGAAAGACAAACGGCCCTCAGCGAAGAAGGCCatttcgtcctcgtcttcgcctgcctctcccccATTCTCTTCTCTAGCCGtcccctcgcctctcctcgggGGCGCAGCGTCTCCCGACGCTCATCCCTTCGGCCTCGCAGTCACAGCAGACCCCCAGCGCCTGTCCGCTGCGGAGAAAGCTCCTTCGCTGCCAgtgctgcttcttcctccggcTTCTCAGCTGTCATCTGACGGCAAAACTGCCGCGGGAGCGAGCgatttcttcgccttccacCGCGGGCTCCCCTCCGCGGGCACTCCGACCGATCTCCTCTGCCGGAGGCTCCCGCGGCAAGCGGCCTTGGCGCTTCAGCAGTTGCCTGGAGGCTGCGCGATTCGAGGTCTTTGGCTGCGCGTTCCGGCTGAGAAGATCGACGAGAAGCAGGCAAATTTCACGCACCTCTttgccgtctcctcgctcctcgcggctTTCGCCGGCCTTCCaggcccctgcggcgccgcgccctctttCCTGGCTGTCTTGCtcgtctctgcgggcgcgccgcaagAAGCCGAGTCCAGAAGAAAGGATGCTTCTGCGGTCCGCTGCCTCGTTCTGCGAACGGACTACTCTTCcgtgtctgcgcctctctccgtccCCGTGaacctcgtcgcctcgctttcgctgccgccctctgcgggcTGGACGCTCTGCGCGTATGCCTCGgtccttcctctgcgcgtggACGTCTCGTTCTCTCCCCGCGAAGTCTTGTCCGCAGTGTCCCTGCAGCCTGAGGAGACGACCAATCTCTTGGCGCACGAGCTGaccctcgcgcttctcgacGAGTATTTCGCGGGTCCGTTGCTCTTCGTTCAAGAGGGAGAGCGCGAGCCGGTCTGCGCGGTTTTACCCGACCGAcacgccttcgcgctgcctTCTTTCGCCCCGCGACGCCCCCTCGTCtacctgcagccgctgcaaacccggcaggcgccgctgaggttctcgctgtctccaAAGTCGTGCGAACGTGGAccgtcgctcgcgctggagagcgctCCAACGACCGCgccggaaggcgccgagagcgggcggcgcgtcgtctccgcggagGGGGCGTTCGTCGCCACAGCCGTCGGCTCGAGTCTCCccgcttttttctcttcgctcgctgcctcgtctgccgcggacTCATCCCCGCTGTCCaacgtctgcagcgcgctctgcggagacctcgcggcttcgctctcgcgccgcgtggTTCAGGCCCTCCTAGActacgcggccgccgcggaagaagccgAGGGCGGTCAGGCGAGCGGCAAGAACAccggagacgcggccgcgttTCCGCTCTCGCTGGGCACCCGCCAGTTCTTTtggcctgcggccgcgtcgcgaggaggcgggaagGGAGGtgagggcgcgggcgaccagCACGCAGTCGCGCCTTTGCTGATCGCTGACACGAAGTCGCCCTTtgcagaggacgaaggcgacggcgaagaagatccgcttgcagccgcgcgagaggcgctcgGCTTCCTTCTGGGCGTCTCGAATCCGCTTCTCGAAAGCGAGTTGGTCGAAGGCGTCttcccgccttctctccgtgCAGTTCTTAGCTCGGCGcccagcagcgacgccgctggcgggGCGGCAGACGGAGCCACGGAgaacggcgcgggcgcggtcgctgttgagggcctcgtcggccgcggcgacttcTGGTCGGCACTCGAGGCGAAGGTTGGAGGAAACGGGCAGAAAGGCGCAGGCCGAACGCAGTCAGGAGGCTCCGTCTCTGCAAACGTAGGCGCCCTGCTGAtcgctgcggtcgctgcgctcctcgctatcgtcttcgccttcttgccAAACATGGGATCCAAGGCACGCGCTTGA